Below is a window of Streptomyces sp. WMMB303 DNA.
GACGAAACCCATAGGGACACCCCCCCCAAGATCCACGACCGGCAGCATGCGCCACGGCACGCCACCCGATCAAACCCACCTGACGAAGCGCTGCCGGAGGTGATCAGGCGACTCGGTCGCTCGGGGGGTGAGCGGCGACGACGCGGCGGAAGAGGGCTTGGACGACTCCTGTGATGTCGGTGTCCGCCTGGGCGTGGTGGCAGGGGCCGGTGTAGGCGTGGGTGAGGAAGTCCGCGGTGAGTTCGGGGTCGGGGACGTCGAACTCGCCTGCCGCGTCGCCTTGCGCGAGGAGGGTGATGAGCAAGTTGCGAGCGGCGGTCATGGGCTCCTCGCCGGTGGCGCCGCCGGGTTCGTGGAAGAGCTGGTGGTAGAGCTCGTGGTGGTCCTGTTCTACGGCAATCCAGGCGGCGACGAGGCCGTCGAGGCGTTCGGTCCAGGTCAGGCCGGGCTGCTCCAGGAGGGCGGCGGGCTTCTGGAGCATGCGGTCCCACATCTCGGCCTGGAGCGCGGCCAGGAGCGCCTGCTTGGAGTCGAAGTAGAGGTAGACCGTGCCCTTGGCGACCCCGGCGCGGGCGGCGACCTTGCTGATGGTCAGGGCCTCGTAGCCGTCGTCCAGGAGCAGGGCGGCCGTGGCGTCGAGGATCTGGCGGCGCCGGACGTCCGGCGGCTGGAAGCGGCCGGTGGGCTGGGCGGGGGCGGACTGCTCCGCGGGCACGGTCCCTCCTTCGTCGTCAGGTGACTGACCGACCGATGGCTGGTCAGTGGGCGGAGTCCAGGGTGTCATGCGGTTTGCGGGCGATGACGATGACCGCGTGGTCCTCGCTGAGGTGCTGGAGGCGCGGTGTGATCCTCCGTTCGGCGCGCACGATGTCCAGGCCCAGCGCGGTGCAGGCTTCGGTCAGCTCGGCGAGGGTGGCGAGATCGCCGGGCTTTCCCCAGTCGCAGGCATCCTCGTCCCATTCGCCGAGGGCCAGGAGACCACCCGGGGCTAGTTGTATTGCTCTGTGAGGTTGGGGACGCGGCTGGCGGGTGGTTTGCCTGCGAGTGCGGTGTGTCCGCGGTGGTGATTGTAGGTGTGCAGCCACTGCGGGAACGCGTCGCGTCGTTCCTGTTCTGACCGGTAGGGGCGGGCGTAGGCCCATTCGTCGAGCAGGGTGCGGTTGAGGCGTTCGACCTTGCCGTTGGTCTGGGGCCGGTAGGGCCGGGTTCGCTTGTGGGTGATCCCGGCCGCTGCCAGTGTGTCGCGCCAGGTGTGGGACTTGTAGCAGGCGCCGTTGTCGGTCAGGACGCGTTCGACGGTGATGCCGACGCTGGTGAAGTAGGCGTGTGCCCGGGCCCAGAAGCCGGTGGCCGTGTCCTTCTTCTCGTCGGTGTGGATCTCGCTGTAGGCGAGGCGGGAGTGGTCGTCGACGGCGGTGTGGATGTAGCTGTAGCCGGCGTTCTTGCGGGTCTTGCGGCCGGCCTGGCGGCCGAGGACCTTGTGGCCGCCGCCGTCGGGGATGTTGCCCAGTTTCTTGATGTCGACGTGGACGAGCTCGCCGGGATGTTCGCGTTCGTAGCGGCGTATGACGCGGCCGG
It encodes the following:
- a CDS encoding TetR/AcrR family transcriptional regulator, which gives rise to MPAEQSAPAQPTGRFQPPDVRRRQILDATAALLLDDGYEALTISKVAARAGVAKGTVYLYFDSKQALLAALQAEMWDRMLQKPAALLEQPGLTWTERLDGLVAAWIAVEQDHHELYHQLFHEPGGATGEEPMTAARNLLITLLAQGDAAGEFDVPDPELTADFLTHAYTGPCHHAQADTDITGVVQALFRRVVAAHPPSDRVA
- a CDS encoding IS481 family transposase, translated to MPHRNAPLTETGRLRLARCVVEDGWPLRRAAERFQVSPTTAQRWAERYRLLGEAGMTDRSSRPRHSPRRTPTRTERRIIKVRLLRRWGPARIAHLLDLVPQTVHRVLTRFGLARLTHLDRATGRVIRRYEREHPGELVHVDIKKLGNIPDGGGHKVLGRQAGRKTRKNAGYSYIHTAVDDHSRLAYSEIHTDEKKDTATGFWARAHAYFTSVGITVERVLTDNGACYKSHTWRDTLAAAGITHKRTRPYRPQTNGKVERLNRTLLDEWAYARPYRSEQERRDAFPQWLHTYNHHRGHTALAGKPPASRVPNLTEQYN